From the Streptomyces sp. KMM 9044 genome, one window contains:
- a CDS encoding IS1634 family transposase: protein MARKAGVSEATVSRVLDGKPGVSESTRQAVLSALDVLGYERPTQLRGERARLVGLVLSELQNPIFPAFAGVIGGALAQPGLTPVLCTQTRGGVSEADYATLLLQQQLTPVLCTQTRGGVSEADYATLLLQQQASGVVFAGGLYARADVPHGHYRQLAERNIPVVLVNAAIEHLGFPGVSCDDAVAVEQAWRHLASLGHERIGLVLGPADHVPSARKLAAVRAVAGEVPDEHIAGTVGARAIGEFGIDVSRPHWDMTGMSVHGAYPVEGQDEDFPVINHGHPEDRRVDLKQVQAGLAGTADGGIPLHARVFDGPAAEVSQGVGAMKDLRTMAGTRGFLMAADSKLVSCADLTALLASGVHFIAPAPAAQVKDHVCAALDLDRATAVDWTPGRDTGKPPERREKYRVLEDTRTLMGPRKREPELTVRRILIHSTANAADQRTARDKRLAKAAEDPNKLAQAAVDLLDTDIGQTRWPPT, encoded by the coding sequence GTGGCGAGGAAGGCCGGGGTCAGCGAGGCCACGGTCAGCCGGGTGCTCGACGGCAAGCCCGGAGTCTCCGAGTCCACCCGGCAGGCCGTGCTCTCCGCCCTGGACGTGCTCGGTTACGAACGGCCCACCCAGCTGCGCGGCGAGCGTGCCCGTCTGGTCGGCCTGGTGCTGTCCGAGCTGCAGAACCCGATCTTCCCCGCCTTCGCCGGGGTGATCGGCGGCGCGCTGGCCCAGCCCGGACTGACGCCGGTGCTGTGCACCCAGACCCGCGGCGGCGTCTCCGAGGCGGACTACGCGACGCTGCTGCTCCAGCAACAACTGACGCCGGTGCTGTGCACCCAGACCCGCGGCGGCGTCTCCGAGGCGGACTACGCGACGCTGCTGCTCCAGCAACAGGCGTCCGGCGTCGTCTTCGCCGGCGGGCTCTACGCCCGGGCCGACGTGCCCCACGGCCACTACCGGCAGCTCGCCGAGCGCAACATCCCGGTCGTCCTGGTCAACGCGGCCATAGAGCACCTCGGCTTCCCGGGGGTCTCCTGCGACGACGCGGTGGCCGTGGAACAGGCCTGGCGGCATCTGGCCTCGCTCGGCCACGAGCGAATCGGTCTGGTGCTCGGCCCCGCCGACCACGTGCCGTCGGCACGGAAGCTGGCCGCCGTCCGCGCGGTCGCCGGTGAGGTGCCCGACGAGCACATCGCCGGGACGGTCGGCGCGCGGGCGATCGGCGAGTTCGGCATCGACGTGTCCCGGCCGCACTGGGACATGACCGGCATGTCCGTCCACGGCGCCTACCCCGTCGAGGGTCAGGACGAGGACTTCCCGGTCATCAATCACGGGCATCCCGAGGACCGGCGGGTGGACCTGAAACAAGTCCAGGCCGGACTCGCGGGGACGGCCGACGGCGGCATTCCGCTCCACGCCCGGGTCTTCGACGGACCGGCGGCCGAGGTCTCCCAGGGCGTCGGCGCGATGAAGGACCTGCGCACAATGGCCGGTACCCGCGGCTTCCTGATGGCCGCCGACTCCAAACTGGTGTCCTGCGCCGACCTCACCGCGCTGCTGGCCTCCGGGGTTCACTTCATCGCACCGGCACCGGCCGCGCAGGTCAAGGACCATGTCTGTGCCGCCCTCGACCTCGACCGGGCCACCGCTGTGGACTGGACGCCCGGCCGGGACACCGGCAAGCCGCCCGAGCGGCGCGAGAAGTACCGGGTGCTGGAGGACACGCGCACCCTGATGGGGCCACGGAAGAGGGAACCCGAGCTCACCGTGCGACGGATCCTGATCCACTCCACCGCGAACGCCGCGGACCAGCGGACCGCCCGGGACAAACGCCTGGCCAAGGCCGCCGAAGACCCGAACAAACTCGCCCAGGCGGCCGTCGACCTCCTCGACACCGACATCGGACAAACCCGCTGGCCACCGACCTGA
- a CDS encoding MmyB family transcriptional regulator, producing the protein MAHQAEGQRPMPRPGPETPEARAYLEDYAAFLHAVPFPSLVVDRRWDVLLANTAFRTLFRDVEQHPTAMPGGNFLRFVLFHPDAATVLGEHESSWCLPMLAHFAKTVERHDHDHGLQAIRRDIAQDPIMEAAYRQGLPHWLRAVGEQAAEHDGSVRPLRHPDPRWGVTDCRLVVETTRALDAMDCIRLTLVLREAPRTPAGHRRRRRAASHLSVVPATD; encoded by the coding sequence ATGGCACATCAGGCAGAAGGGCAGCGGCCGATGCCGCGGCCCGGCCCCGAGACGCCCGAGGCGCGGGCCTACCTGGAGGACTACGCCGCGTTCCTCCACGCGGTGCCCTTCCCCTCCCTGGTGGTCGACCGGCGCTGGGACGTGCTGCTGGCCAACACCGCTTTCCGGACACTTTTCCGGGATGTCGAACAGCATCCGACGGCCATGCCCGGCGGCAACTTCCTCCGGTTCGTCCTCTTCCACCCGGACGCCGCCACCGTGCTGGGGGAACACGAGTCGAGCTGGTGCCTGCCGATGCTGGCGCACTTCGCCAAGACGGTGGAGCGGCACGACCACGACCACGGGCTGCAGGCCATCCGCCGGGACATCGCCCAGGACCCCATCATGGAGGCCGCCTACCGGCAGGGGCTGCCGCACTGGCTCCGTGCCGTCGGCGAGCAGGCCGCCGAACACGACGGATCCGTAAGGCCGTTGCGGCACCCTGATCCGCGCTGGGGGGTCACCGACTGCCGTCTCGTCGTGGAGACGACCAGGGCTCTCGACGCCATGGACTGCATCCGGTTGACGCTGGTCCTGCGCGAGGCGCCCCGCACTCCGGCCGGTCACCGAAGACGTCGGCGCGCCGCTTCCCACCTCAGCGTGGTGCCGGCGACGGACTGA
- a CDS encoding helix-turn-helix domain-containing protein: protein MTGGFVGEGQDAAPTTALTAVVARVAALADRLDVPHTEVFDVGRLSAASGVPEPVVKALLSGRPAGEPEVQTRFVQRLDLLRRTRLKPNGRKYTQQEIADGAGMSRQQAGALINGDRRPTMEHCDAIQRFFRVHAGFLTAEDPEALANALRHTEQDLLQSLADRERRAAVATRDPLERLLQDHGVRGIAWRAAQLPTDQHRDKVAEWLDMLLENVQPPKA from the coding sequence GTGACCGGTGGCTTCGTGGGTGAGGGGCAGGACGCCGCGCCGACGACCGCGCTGACGGCCGTCGTCGCCCGCGTCGCCGCACTCGCCGACCGGCTCGACGTACCGCACACCGAGGTCTTCGACGTCGGCCGGCTCTCCGCGGCCTCCGGAGTCCCGGAGCCTGTCGTCAAGGCCCTGCTGAGCGGCCGTCCGGCGGGCGAGCCCGAGGTGCAGACCCGGTTCGTGCAGCGCCTGGACCTGCTGCGCCGCACCCGGCTCAAGCCGAACGGCCGCAAGTACACACAGCAGGAGATCGCCGACGGCGCGGGCATGTCCCGGCAGCAGGCAGGCGCCCTGATCAACGGCGACCGGCGGCCCACCATGGAGCACTGCGACGCCATCCAGCGGTTCTTCCGGGTGCACGCCGGATTCCTCACCGCCGAGGACCCCGAAGCGCTCGCGAACGCGCTCCGGCACACCGAGCAGGACCTGCTGCAGAGCCTGGCGGACCGTGAGCGGCGGGCCGCCGTGGCGACCCGCGACCCGCTGGAGCGGCTGCTGCAGGACCACGGGGTACGCGGCATCGCGTGGCGGGCCGCCCAGCTTCCCACCGACCAGCACCGCGACAAGGTCGCGGAGTGGCTGGACATGCTCCTGGAGAACGTCCAGCCCCCCAAGGCCTGA
- a CDS encoding 4'-phosphopantetheinyl transferase family protein: MIGELLPGTVVVVEAYGDEGADAPLYPGEAAVVARAVDKRRREFTAVRSCARRAMKKLGVPPHPVLPGERGAPGWPDGLAGSMTHCAGYCAAALVRTGDLASVGVDAEVHGPLPEGVLSSVALPGEAERVARLTRERPGVHWDRLLFSAKEAVYKAWFPLTGRWLDFMEADIELFAESADGTGTGGSGASARGGFRAVLLVPGPWVGDRRLDHFDGRWGVEGGLVGTAVAVAHG; this comes from the coding sequence GTGATCGGGGAACTGCTGCCCGGGACGGTCGTCGTCGTGGAGGCCTACGGCGACGAGGGCGCCGACGCCCCGCTCTACCCCGGGGAGGCGGCCGTCGTGGCGCGGGCCGTCGACAAGCGCCGGCGGGAGTTCACCGCGGTACGCTCCTGCGCCCGCCGGGCCATGAAGAAGCTCGGCGTCCCCCCGCATCCCGTGCTGCCCGGTGAGCGCGGCGCGCCCGGCTGGCCCGACGGGCTGGCCGGCAGCATGACCCACTGCGCGGGCTACTGCGCCGCCGCCCTGGTCCGTACGGGGGACCTGGCCTCCGTGGGCGTCGACGCGGAGGTCCACGGGCCGCTGCCCGAGGGGGTGTTGTCCTCCGTGGCCCTTCCCGGGGAGGCGGAGCGCGTCGCCCGGCTGACCCGGGAACGGCCGGGGGTGCACTGGGACCGGCTGCTGTTCAGCGCCAAGGAGGCCGTCTACAAGGCGTGGTTCCCGCTCACCGGGAGGTGGCTCGACTTCATGGAGGCCGACATCGAGTTGTTCGCCGAATCCGCCGACGGCACCGGCACCGGTGGTTCCGGCGCTTCGGCGCGCGGTGGGTTCAGGGCGGTGCTCCTGGTCCCCGGTCCCTGGGTGGGCGACCGCCGCCTCGACCACTTCGACGGCCGCTGGGGCGTCGAGGGCGGCCTGGTCGGGACCGCGGTCGCCGTAGCTCACGGCTGA
- a CDS encoding metallophosphoesterase family protein: protein MTSTAGGGGQLWAVSDLHIGYDENRALVERIRPESDDDWLLVAGDVAETVDDIRWALETLAGRFRKVVWVPGNHELWTHPKDSVTLRGVARYDHLVAQCRDLGVVTPEDPYPVWEGPGGPVVVAPLFLLYDYSFLPAGCATKDEGLEYAQGTGVVCTDEHLLHPDPYPSREAWCRARVGETERRLADLPDDLPVVLVNHYPLHRHPTDVLWYPEFAMWCGTVLTDDWHRRFNVHTMVYGHLHIPRSTRQDGVRFEEVSVGYPREWRKRPAPPGRLRRIVPGEAQPTASASATGAVVREGGNR, encoded by the coding sequence ATGACGTCGACAGCGGGCGGCGGCGGACAGCTGTGGGCCGTCAGCGACCTTCACATCGGCTACGACGAGAACCGTGCCCTGGTGGAGCGGATACGTCCCGAGTCGGACGACGACTGGCTCCTCGTGGCCGGAGACGTCGCGGAGACCGTGGACGACATCCGCTGGGCGCTCGAGACCCTCGCGGGCCGGTTCCGGAAGGTCGTCTGGGTGCCCGGCAACCACGAGCTGTGGACCCACCCGAAGGACTCCGTCACCCTGCGCGGCGTCGCCCGCTACGACCACCTCGTCGCACAGTGCCGCGACCTCGGCGTGGTCACTCCCGAGGACCCCTATCCCGTCTGGGAGGGCCCCGGCGGCCCCGTGGTCGTGGCCCCGCTGTTCCTCCTGTACGACTACTCCTTCCTGCCGGCCGGGTGCGCCACCAAGGACGAGGGGCTGGAGTACGCGCAGGGCACCGGCGTCGTCTGCACCGACGAACACCTGCTGCACCCCGATCCGTACCCGAGCCGGGAGGCCTGGTGCCGGGCCCGGGTCGGGGAGACCGAACGGCGGCTCGCCGACCTGCCCGACGACCTGCCCGTCGTCCTCGTCAACCACTACCCGCTGCACCGGCACCCCACGGACGTCCTGTGGTACCCCGAGTTCGCCATGTGGTGCGGCACCGTCCTCACCGACGACTGGCACCGCAGGTTCAACGTCCACACGATGGTCTACGGCCACCTCCACATCCCGCGCAGCACCCGGCAGGACGGCGTCCGTTTCGAGGAGGTGTCCGTGGGCTACCCCCGCGAATGGCGGAAACGGCCGGCACCACCGGGGCGCCTGCGCCGGATCGTGCCGGGGGAGGCGCAGCCGACGGCGTCCGCGTCCGCGACCGGGGCCGTGGTGAGGGAGGGCGGGAACCGGTGA
- a CDS encoding ATP-grasp domain-containing protein has translation MASCVRVWLNRTYAENVFFMDQLRRNPSDRAVEIHATHGDPDSPVLAAADTAELEPEGLSPAAYVEYALAQCARRGIDVFVPRLHQGAIVAHRTEFEAAGTALLAPPPEAVAVFHDKVIAYEAVQAIGVPVPPWWRVRSADELVRAVDELEALGHRACFKPASGAGGVGYRVITRTSFSLTQLNGFPSPHVPLELVLEAVRQAEEPVDWLVMPVLGQPEVSVDCLTGPDNRVRLAVGRTKNGRRRGFTLHEQWLEPARWIAEGFGLHHLSNIQFRMFGERPVLMDVNTRPAGGLHQLSLCGVNVPWAAVRLALGDDPGEMAPPFLGQDYSVVSGPRPLRPVSVPQQRTGLPADSPVDVPTPALSGVPAPSGPRTAAGSDQVRTAAADAVAGGPAWGTHHR, from the coding sequence ATGGCCTCTTGCGTACGCGTATGGCTCAACCGCACGTACGCGGAGAACGTGTTCTTCATGGATCAGCTGAGAAGGAATCCCAGCGACCGGGCCGTCGAGATCCACGCCACCCACGGCGACCCGGACTCCCCCGTACTGGCCGCCGCCGACACCGCCGAGCTCGAGCCCGAGGGCCTGTCCCCGGCGGCGTACGTCGAGTACGCCCTCGCCCAGTGCGCTCGGCGCGGCATCGACGTGTTCGTGCCGCGGCTGCACCAGGGCGCGATCGTCGCGCACCGCACGGAGTTCGAGGCGGCCGGTACGGCGCTGCTGGCGCCGCCGCCCGAGGCAGTGGCCGTCTTCCACGACAAGGTGATCGCCTACGAGGCCGTCCAGGCGATCGGGGTGCCGGTGCCGCCGTGGTGGCGGGTGCGGTCGGCGGACGAGCTGGTCCGCGCGGTCGACGAGCTGGAGGCGCTGGGGCACCGGGCGTGCTTCAAGCCCGCGTCCGGCGCGGGCGGTGTGGGCTACCGGGTGATCACCCGTACCTCCTTCTCGCTCACTCAGCTGAACGGCTTCCCCAGCCCGCACGTGCCGCTGGAGCTGGTGCTGGAGGCGGTGCGGCAGGCCGAGGAGCCGGTGGACTGGCTGGTGATGCCGGTGCTGGGACAGCCGGAGGTGTCGGTGGACTGCCTCACCGGGCCGGACAACCGGGTCCGGCTGGCCGTCGGCCGCACCAAGAACGGCCGCCGCAGGGGGTTCACGCTGCACGAGCAGTGGCTGGAGCCGGCCCGGTGGATCGCCGAGGGGTTCGGGCTGCACCACCTGTCCAACATCCAGTTCCGGATGTTCGGCGAACGGCCCGTGCTGATGGACGTCAACACCCGGCCGGCCGGCGGTCTGCACCAGTTGTCGCTGTGCGGGGTGAACGTGCCGTGGGCCGCCGTGCGGCTGGCACTCGGTGACGATCCGGGTGAGATGGCCCCTCCGTTCCTGGGCCAGGACTACTCGGTGGTGTCGGGGCCGCGTCCGCTGCGACCGGTGTCGGTGCCGCAGCAGCGTACGGGCCTGCCCGCGGACAGCCCCGTGGACGTGCCCACGCCCGCACTGAGCGGTGTACCGGCCCCGTCCGGGCCTCGGACGGCGGCCGGCTCCGATCAGGTGCGCACCGCCGCCGCGGACGCCGTTGCCGGCGGCCCCGCCTGGGGAACGCACCACCGATAG
- a CDS encoding alpha-mannosidase, with translation MHDERHRIEHRVQRLHHQRVRPAVYAATVPLTVEAWHAPGEPVPFAEAVAAPYAPFAPNTPWGPPWGTTWFRMRGQVPEAWAGQRVEAVIDLGFTGAGPGFQAEGLVHLPDGTPLKAVNPFNRYVPVGRPAAGGEEIDYLVEAASNPDILADGFAHPTPLGDRLTAGDTPLYVFRGADLAVLDEPVWHLDLDLQVLRELMAELGEHEPRRHEIAHALDRAMDVLDLDDISGTAPAAREILAPVLAQPAHASAHTVSGVGHAHIDSAWLWPLRETRRKTSRTFSNATALADEYDEFVFACSQAQQYAWVRDHYPQVWERIRKAVGRGQWAPVGGMWVEADGNLPGGEALARQLVHGKRFFLEHFGFETKGVWLPDSFGYTAAYPQLAKLAGNDWFLTQKISWNQTNRFPHHTFWWEGIDGTRIFTHFPPVDTYNAALTGDEMARAVRNYREKGGGRRSLAPFGWGDGGGGPTREHMERARRLADLEGSAKVVVEHPDAFFAKAREEYPNAPVWNGELYLELHRATYTSQARTKQGNRRSEHRLREAELWATTAALHVPDQYSYPYGAFDRLWKTVLLHQFHDILPGSSIAWVHREAEAEYARVAEELETLTREATDALGAGSPDAGARVFNTSPYDRAEVVRTPDGPPVYVTVPANGSAPLKAEAAPAVPPQPVTVTVTATARVLDNGRVRVRVAEDGTLSSVYDLRAAREVLAGPGNLLRLHTDLPNHWDAWDIDKHYRNRRTDLLGTESVTVVAEDPLFGAVRVERAFGNGSRITQTITLRAGSPRIDFETEIDWHEAEKILKAGFPVDIRAPHSSAEIQFGHVQRPTHTNTSWEAARFEVSGHRWVHLGEPGYGVAVLNDSTYGHDVTRTVRDDGGTTTTVGLSLVRAPRVPDPGADQGIHRFTYALLPGADIEDAVAEGYALNLPLRVTRSAAPPDPQVSVAAAAPVVSVDGEGVTVEAVKFADDASGDVVVRLYESRGGRATGTLRTGFPLGGATVTDLLERPLEPAATGRDTVPVALRPFQVLTLRLTVRRN, from the coding sequence ATGCACGACGAACGCCACCGGATCGAGCACCGCGTCCAGCGGCTCCATCACCAGCGCGTCAGACCCGCGGTCTACGCCGCCACCGTCCCGCTCACCGTCGAGGCCTGGCACGCACCGGGCGAACCGGTCCCCTTCGCCGAGGCCGTGGCCGCCCCCTACGCGCCCTTCGCCCCGAACACCCCGTGGGGTCCGCCCTGGGGCACCACCTGGTTCCGGATGCGCGGACAGGTCCCCGAAGCATGGGCCGGACAACGCGTCGAGGCGGTCATCGACCTCGGCTTCACCGGCGCCGGACCGGGCTTCCAGGCCGAAGGCCTCGTGCACCTGCCCGACGGCACCCCCCTGAAGGCCGTCAACCCGTTCAACCGGTACGTCCCGGTCGGACGCCCGGCCGCGGGCGGCGAGGAGATCGACTACCTGGTCGAGGCGGCCTCCAACCCCGACATCCTGGCCGACGGTTTCGCGCACCCCACCCCGCTCGGCGACCGGCTCACGGCGGGTGACACACCGCTGTACGTGTTCCGCGGCGCCGACCTCGCCGTCCTCGACGAACCGGTCTGGCACCTCGACCTCGACCTCCAGGTGCTGCGCGAACTCATGGCCGAACTGGGCGAGCACGAACCCCGCCGGCACGAGATCGCGCACGCGCTCGACCGGGCCATGGACGTCCTCGACCTCGACGACATCTCCGGCACTGCCCCCGCGGCCCGCGAGATCCTCGCCCCCGTCCTCGCGCAGCCCGCGCACGCCAGCGCGCACACCGTCTCCGGCGTCGGGCACGCCCACATCGACTCCGCCTGGCTGTGGCCGCTGCGCGAGACACGGCGCAAGACGTCCCGCACCTTCTCCAACGCCACCGCGCTCGCCGACGAGTACGACGAGTTCGTCTTCGCCTGCTCGCAGGCCCAGCAGTACGCGTGGGTGCGCGACCACTACCCCCAGGTGTGGGAGAGGATCAGAAAGGCGGTCGGGAGGGGTCAGTGGGCGCCGGTGGGAGGCATGTGGGTCGAGGCCGACGGCAACCTGCCCGGCGGCGAGGCCCTCGCCCGCCAACTCGTCCACGGCAAAAGGTTCTTCCTCGAACACTTCGGCTTCGAGACCAAGGGCGTCTGGCTGCCCGACTCCTTCGGCTACACAGCCGCCTACCCGCAACTCGCCAAGCTCGCCGGCAACGACTGGTTCCTCACCCAGAAGATCTCCTGGAACCAGACCAACAGGTTCCCGCACCACACCTTCTGGTGGGAGGGCATCGACGGCACCCGCATCTTCACCCACTTCCCGCCGGTCGACACCTACAACGCGGCTCTCACCGGCGACGAGATGGCCCGTGCCGTGCGCAACTACCGCGAGAAGGGCGGCGGCAGGCGCTCGCTCGCGCCGTTCGGCTGGGGCGACGGCGGGGGCGGCCCCACCCGCGAGCACATGGAACGGGCCCGCCGGCTGGCCGATCTGGAGGGCTCCGCGAAGGTCGTCGTCGAACACCCCGACGCCTTCTTCGCCAAGGCCCGGGAGGAGTACCCGAACGCCCCGGTCTGGAACGGCGAGCTCTACCTGGAACTCCACCGCGCCACCTACACCAGCCAGGCCCGCACCAAACAGGGCAACCGACGCAGTGAACACCGGCTGCGCGAGGCCGAACTGTGGGCCACGACGGCAGCCCTGCACGTGCCGGACCAGTACTCCTACCCGTACGGCGCCTTCGACCGGTTGTGGAAGACCGTCCTGCTGCACCAGTTCCACGACATCCTGCCCGGCTCCTCCATCGCCTGGGTGCACCGGGAGGCCGAGGCCGAGTACGCCAGGGTCGCGGAGGAACTGGAGACGCTGACGAGGGAGGCGACCGACGCCCTGGGCGCCGGCAGCCCTGACGCCGGGGCCCGGGTGTTCAACACGAGCCCGTACGACCGCGCCGAGGTGGTCCGTACCCCCGACGGCCCGCCCGTCTACGTGACGGTGCCCGCGAACGGCAGTGCACCCCTGAAGGCGGAGGCGGCCCCGGCCGTTCCCCCGCAGCCCGTCACCGTCACCGTCACGGCCACGGCACGGGTGCTCGACAACGGGCGGGTACGGGTGCGGGTGGCGGAGGACGGCACACTGTCGTCCGTATACGACCTGCGGGCGGCCCGCGAGGTGCTGGCAGGCCCCGGCAACCTGCTGCGGCTGCACACGGACCTCCCCAACCACTGGGACGCCTGGGACATCGACAAGCACTACCGCAACCGCCGCACGGACCTGCTCGGCACCGAGTCCGTCACCGTCGTCGCGGAGGACCCGCTGTTCGGCGCCGTCCGCGTGGAACGCGCCTTCGGCAACGGCTCACGGATCACCCAGACGATCACCCTGCGCGCCGGCAGCCCCCGGATCGACTTCGAGACCGAGATCGACTGGCACGAGGCCGAGAAGATCCTCAAGGCCGGCTTCCCGGTGGACATCCGGGCCCCGCACTCCTCCGCCGAGATCCAGTTCGGACACGTCCAGCGCCCCACCCACACCAACACCAGCTGGGAGGCGGCCCGGTTCGAGGTGTCCGGCCACCGCTGGGTGCACCTCGGCGAACCCGGCTACGGTGTCGCCGTCCTCAACGACTCGACGTACGGCCACGACGTGACCCGCACGGTCCGCGACGACGGCGGAACGACCACCACGGTCGGCCTCAGCCTGGTGCGCGCGCCCCGCGTCCCGGACCCCGGGGCCGACCAGGGCATCCACCGTTTCACCTACGCGCTGCTGCCCGGCGCGGACATCGAGGACGCCGTCGCGGAGGGCTACGCCCTCAACCTGCCGCTGCGCGTGACCCGGTCGGCGGCCCCGCCGGACCCACAGGTCTCCGTGGCTGCCGCCGCTCCCGTCGTCTCCGTGGACGGCGAGGGAGTGACCGTGGAGGCCGTCAAGTTCGCGGACGACGCCTCCGGTGATGTCGTCGTCCGCCTCTACGAGTCCCGGGGCGGGCGCGCCACCGGCACCCTGCGCACCGGTTTCCCGCTCGGCGGCGCCACGGTGACCGACCTCCTGGAGCGCCCGCTGGAACCGGCGGCCACCGGCAGGGACACCGTGCCGGTGGCCCTGCGCCCCTTCCAGGTGCTGACCCTGCGGTTGACGGTGCGGCGGAACTGA
- a CDS encoding 6-phospho-beta-glucosidase: MRLTILGGGGFRVPLVYGALLGDHAEGRVTRVVLHDVDDRRLYAVARVLAEQAAGVPDAPEVGTTTDLDEALRGADFVFSAIRVGGLEGRANDERVALAEGVLGQETVGAGGIAYGLRTVPVAVDIARRVARLAPDAWVINFTNPAGLVTEAMSRHLGDRVIGICDSPVGLGRRVARVLGTDPREAWIDYVGLNHLGWVRGLYVKGRDELPRLLADLPLLDSFEEGRLFGADWLQSLGAVPNEYLHYYYFNRETVRAYQQARKTRGAFLHDQQARFYTQAGDPGTPALATWERTRAEREATYMSENRETAGAGDRDEDDLSGGYEKVALALMRAVARDERTTLILNVLNRSTLSELDGDAVIEVPCLVDAQGAHPVSVDPLPAHATGLVCSVKAVEREVLRAAESGSRTHAVKAFALHPLVDSVNVARRLVDGYAAVHPGLAHLK; encoded by the coding sequence GTGAGACTGACGATTCTGGGCGGCGGAGGATTCCGGGTCCCGCTGGTGTACGGTGCGCTCCTCGGGGACCACGCCGAGGGGCGGGTGACGCGGGTCGTTCTGCACGATGTCGACGACCGTCGGCTGTACGCAGTCGCCCGTGTACTAGCCGAACAGGCGGCCGGCGTGCCCGACGCCCCCGAGGTGGGCACCACCACCGACCTGGACGAAGCGCTGCGCGGTGCCGACTTCGTCTTCTCCGCGATCCGGGTCGGCGGACTCGAGGGCCGCGCGAACGACGAACGGGTCGCGCTCGCCGAGGGCGTCCTCGGGCAGGAGACGGTCGGCGCGGGCGGCATCGCCTACGGGCTGCGGACCGTCCCCGTCGCCGTCGACATCGCGCGCCGGGTGGCCCGGCTCGCCCCCGACGCCTGGGTCATCAACTTCACCAATCCGGCGGGCCTGGTGACCGAGGCCATGTCCCGGCACCTCGGCGACCGGGTCATCGGCATCTGCGACTCACCGGTCGGCCTCGGCCGCCGTGTCGCCCGGGTGCTCGGCACGGACCCGCGGGAGGCGTGGATCGACTACGTCGGCCTCAACCACCTCGGCTGGGTGCGCGGCCTGTACGTCAAGGGCCGTGACGAACTCCCGCGCCTGCTCGCCGACCTGCCGCTGCTCGACTCCTTCGAGGAGGGCCGGCTCTTCGGCGCCGACTGGCTCCAGTCCCTCGGCGCCGTCCCCAACGAGTACCTGCACTACTACTACTTCAACCGGGAGACCGTCCGCGCCTACCAGCAGGCCCGGAAGACCCGCGGCGCCTTCCTCCACGACCAACAGGCCCGCTTCTACACGCAGGCGGGTGACCCCGGCACCCCCGCCCTCGCCACCTGGGAGCGCACCCGCGCCGAACGCGAGGCCACCTACATGTCCGAGAACCGCGAGACCGCCGGAGCCGGTGACCGCGACGAGGACGACCTGTCCGGCGGCTACGAGAAGGTGGCACTCGCCCTGATGCGGGCCGTCGCCCGCGACGAACGCACCACCCTGATCCTCAACGTCCTCAACCGCAGCACCCTTTCGGAGCTGGACGGGGACGCGGTCATCGAGGTCCCCTGCCTGGTCGACGCCCAGGGAGCACACCCCGTCTCCGTCGATCCGCTGCCCGCTCACGCCACCGGCCTGGTCTGCTCCGTCAAGGCGGTCGAGCGCGAGGTGCTCCGTGCCGCCGAGTCCGGCTCCCGCACCCACGCGGTCAAGGCGTTCGCGCTGCACCCGCTCGTCGACTCCGTGAACGTGGCCCGCCGCCTCGTCGACGGCTACGCCGCCGTCCACCCCGGCCTGGCCCACCTCAAGTAG